DNA sequence from the Thermoanaerobaculia bacterium genome:
AGGACCGAGAAACCGATCCCCCACATGCCGGTGCCCATGAGGTTCAGGCCCAGGATTCCGGGGAGGAGGAAATCGATGTAGCGCGAGCCCTTCTCGCGGACGAGCTCGGGACGGGAGGGCATCGGCTCGGGAGCGCCCGCGGCGCGCTGCACCGCGTGGTCGAGCGCGAGCCGCGCCGTGCGCGCCTCCGGGCGGCTCGGATCGTACCGGAAGCGGAGCGGCGTCCCCGGCTCGACGAGGAGCGCGATCTTCCCGAACGTCAGGGCGCGGCGCGCCTCGCTCTCGTCGGCGAACTCGCGCACGGCGAGGTCCGCGTCCCTTTCGACGGCCGAGAGGATCTGCGGCGGGAGCGCGCCGGACTCGATCCCGACCGGGATCTTCTCCGGCGGTTTCTCGCGGAACGCGAAGCCGAGCGCGAGGCCCATCAGGATCGGGAAGACGAAGACCCAGAACACGGCGCCCGGCTCGCGGAAGAAGGCGAGGATCCGGATTCGGGTGAGCTCGAGAATCGGCGGCGCGACCGGCGTGTTCGCACGTATCTTCCCTTCTTTACCGGGTGGGG
Encoded proteins:
- a CDS encoding ABC transporter permease, whose protein sequence is PPGKEGKIRANTPVAPPILELTRIRILAFFREPGAVFWVFVFPILMGLALGFAFREKPPEKIPVGIESGALPPQILSAVERDADLAVREFADESEARRALTFGKIALLVEPGTPLRFRYDPSRPEARTARLALDHAVQRAAGAPEPMPSRPELVREKGSRYIDFLLPGILGLNLMGTGMWGIGFSVLTSRIKKTLKLLAATPMSKRDYLLSHLLGRSVFLVFEVPFILLFGVLVFGVPIRGSILSLAALCVLGAFTFAGIGLLTTARAQTLETGSGLMNLVMIPMWLLSGSFFSADRFPKAIQPFIQALPLTALNNALRAVMLEGKSLASNAGEMAILVVWGIVTFAVALKIFRWQ